In Planococcus sp. MB-3u-03, the DNA window TTTAGCAGTTTTTGAAAACGCTGTCAACAATTAATTGGGGCTTATCTGGGAGTGATGGAAATTGAAAAAAATCGGCACGCACCCTCTCTGAAGAGCGATGGCCGATGAATGGGCTTTACAAAATCAGGTATCCCACAGTTCTGGCTGGGAGGTCGAGACGGCTTCCGCCCCGCCTTGGTATGCAAGTTCGATATCTTCCCTTGTGCGGATCAAGCCGCCTGCAATGATGGGGATGCCGGTCCGTTCGTGCACTTCTTTGATGATTGACGGGATGAGCCCTGGCAATAATTCGATGTAATCGGGTTTTACTTGATCGATCAAGCTTAAATTATGTTCGAGCGCATGGCTGTCTAGCAGGAACAATCGCTGGATCGTCGTCAATTTATTTTTTTTCGCAAGAGCGATGACATTACTTCTTGTCGAGACGATGCCATCCGGTTTCACTTCACGGACCAAATACTCAATGCCGTAAGCGTCTGTTTTCAGGCCTTGGATCAAATCAGCATGCAAGATGACTTTCTTGCCTGCTTTCTTGGCAGCCGCGACAAGCGGCTTGAGCTGGGCGAGCCTGACTTCCAGGAAAATGATGGTCTCCTGGTCACTGGCAAGCAGCCGTTCAAATTCCTTCAGGTTGCGCATGACAGGCACCACGCCTTTTAACTTAACCAACAGCTTTTCCTCCTCCGTTAAAAACAATCTACGGACATTATGCGCCAGCTTTGTTTCCTGCACAACTATTTGCCCCCGGCTTCATTTCATCGGCCGATTGCGCTAAAATGGCAGTAATCATCCAAAAGGAGTTGGCGGTCATGCGGGTCAAGAAAGTACAGAATGTTTATCAACTTGCTTTTATGCCTACATTGTTTCCAGTGAATTGTTATTTGGTCGAAGAACAGGAAGGCTTGACGCTCGTCGATTGCGCTTTAGGTTTCGCGGCTAGGGACATCGCTTTGGCGGCAAAAACCATCGGCAAACCGATTACAGAAATCGCGCTGACGCATGCACATATCGATCACGTTGGCGCACTTGATGCTTTGAAGAAACAGTTTCCCGCAGCGCAAGTCTCTGTCTCGGAAAGGGAAGCGAAAATCCTTTCGGGGGATAAAAGCACTTCGCCTGAAGATGCGGGCAAGCCTGTTAAAGGCGGAATCCCGAAAAATATCCAGACGACACCCGACCGCCTACTGCAAGAAGGCGACCGGGTCGGCTCACTCGAAGTCGTGCTATCCCCTGGGCATTCCCCGGGATCGATTTCCTTTTTCGATAGACGCTCAGGCGTCCTCATCTCAGGAGATGCCTTCCAGACACGCGGAGGCACAGCGGTTTCCGGAACCTTCAAGCCGCTGTTCCCATTTCCGGCCATGGCGACATGGGACAAGCGTACAGCACTCGACAGCGCCAAGAAATTGACCTTGCTGCAGCCAAGCTTCCTCGCTGTCGGGCACGGTCGCCTGCTTGACCATCCCGTGCGCTTCATGGAACAAGCAATCCGCGATGCCGAGCAAAAATTAAAACCCTAGCCATGAACTGAACCCCAAATGGTAGACACTTTAAAAAGTGCCCCCCATTTGGGGTTTTTTCTGTTTTCAGACCCCGGTATACTGAACATATCTACTGGAACGGGAGAGGTTGTCATGAGTAAAATCATCTTTAACGAACATCAACGACGCACATTGGAAGCGAATCCGAATGTCAAAACGGTCTCGGATCGAACGATTCAATACACACCTGAATTTAAGGTGAAAGCCGTCAATGAAAACTTGCAGGGCAAAGGTCCGGCGCAAATTTTTGCCGAAAATGGATTTGACCTGACGGTAATTGGATCGGACAAACCGAAAGAGACATTAAAACGTTGGCGGAAAACGTTCCGACTTTACGGCGAAGAAGGGTTTTGGGAAGAGCGCCGTGGAAAAGGCAGTACCGGCCGGCCGTCTACCCAAAAGCTCTCTGCCGAGAAAAAGTTGGAAAAGGCGGAAGCGCGCATAAAATACCTGGAAGCCGAAAATGAGTTGCTAAAAAAGCTCGAGGAACTCGAGAGGCAGGCGAAGAAACGCAGCTGACCCCAGCGGAAAAATTCGAAGCGATCAATGTGGTGGTCCGGAAATTCCAACTGAAGAATATGGTGGATGCCCTCTGCCAGACAGCGGAAGTCAGTCGAAGTGGCTACTATGCTTGGCTGAAGAAAGTGGAACAGCACGCCATTCGCGAAGAACAGGACTATGAAGATTACCTGTTGCTGAAAAGCATCTACGATGCGCATCGTGGGAAAGTCGGGTATCGCACCTTTTACATGATCCTTACGGAACTGCTGGAAACCCCGATGAATCACAAGAAGATTCTGCGCCTTATGCGCAAATTCAATCTCTTTGCCAAAATCCGGCGAGCGAATCCTTATAAGCAAATCGCCAAAGCCA includes these proteins:
- a CDS encoding MBL fold metallo-hydrolase — encoded protein: MRVKKVQNVYQLAFMPTLFPVNCYLVEEQEGLTLVDCALGFAARDIALAAKTIGKPITEIALTHAHIDHVGALDALKKQFPAAQVSVSEREAKILSGDKSTSPEDAGKPVKGGIPKNIQTTPDRLLQEGDRVGSLEVVLSPGHSPGSISFFDRRSGVLISGDAFQTRGGTAVSGTFKPLFPFPAMATWDKRTALDSAKKLTLLQPSFLAVGHGRLLDHPVRFMEQAIRDAEQKLKP
- a CDS encoding glycerol-3-phosphate responsive antiterminator is translated as MVKLKGVVPVMRNLKEFERLLASDQETIIFLEVRLAQLKPLVAAAKKAGKKVILHADLIQGLKTDAYGIEYLVREVKPDGIVSTRSNVIALAKKNKLTTIQRLFLLDSHALEHNLSLIDQVKPDYIELLPGLIPSIIKEVHERTGIPIIAGGLIRTREDIELAYQGGAEAVSTSQPELWDT
- a CDS encoding IS3 family transposase (programmed frameshift) is translated as MSKIIFNEHQRRTLEANPNVKTVSDRTIQYTPEFKVKAVNENLQGKGPAQIFAENGFDLTVIGSDKPKETLKRWRKTFRLYGEEGFWEERRGKGSTGRPSTQKLSAEKKLEKAEARIKYLEAENELPKKARGTREAGEETQLTPAEKFEAINVVVRKFQLKNMVDALCQTAEVSRSGYYAWLKKVEQHAIREEQDYEDYLLLKSIYDAHRGKVGYRTFYMILTELLETPMNHKKILRLMRKFNLFAKIRRANPYKQIAKATQEHAVCPNLLDRKFKLDEPGKVFVTDITYLPNRSGQMAYLSAVKDIATREIVAYEVTTTLTMEIVYRTLQKLKEALDDNVHPEAMIHSDQGFHYTHPEYQRRVKKMKLTQSMSRRGNCLDNAPIESFFGHFKDEVEFKQATSLAELKGLVDEYMEYYNGTRKQWNLKKMTPAQYRSHLIAA